The genomic DNA TCCTCCGAGTAGGTGAACTTCCCGGCCGCGGTGAAGAGCGCGTTCGCATCGTCCTCGTCGCGCTCGTCGGTGATCCCTGCCTCGTAGAGTGCATCCCCCATGTTCGCGGCTTCGACATCGACCAAACTGATCGACGCCCCAACCTGCTCCTCGGCTGCTTTCTTGCAGGCGTCGAGAGCTGCGTCGGCTCGACTCGCGGAGCATCCGGCGAGCAGGAGCGAGGAGGCGATGAGCGCGATGCCAGCCACAGCGATACGAGTCTTCATGCTGGCGAGCATAGCGGCCACGCAGACCCTCGCGCCTACGGCTTTCGGCTGCTTTTCGCGCGCGGGTGTGCATAGTTATACCCCGTGTTGACCGCCCACGCCCCGCGCACGACATCGGCGATCGCTACATGCAGCCGCGAGCCGTCCGGCAGCGATGCATCGACGAACGGCTGCCCGATGTCCACCCGCCGCCCCGTCGCCTGCAGCATCCTCTCCACCAGATCCCGCACCGTCGCCTCGTCCCACCGCAGCGCCGTCCGCTCCGCGACACCACCCCGCGCCGTGTGCACGGCACCATCGCCGTTGACCCACACCTCCTCGATGCCCGGGTCGTCGAGCAGCGGCTGCAGAGCACCGAAGCCACTCACCGCCGCCAGCACGTCCCGCACGCACGCCGCCTCGTCCTCGACCAGCACGCCGCCCCGCGCGAGCGCCCGATCATCGTGACGCCGCACCTCCGCCTGTGTGATCTCCCGCGCCCGCTCGGGATCGGTCGCCGGGTCCACCGCCTCGCTCCGCAGCCGA from Microbacterium paraoxydans includes the following:
- a CDS encoding Flp pilus assembly complex ATPase component TadA, whose translation is MEQPASIIADLVRRRLRSEAVDPATDPERAREITQAEVRRHDDRALARGGVLVEDEAACVRDVLAAVSGFGALQPLLDDPGIEEVWVNGDGAVHTARGGVAERTALRWDEATVRDLVERMLQATGRRVDIGQPFVDASLPDGSRLHVAIADVVRGAWAVNTGYNYAHPRAKSSRKP